A portion of the Musa acuminata AAA Group cultivar baxijiao chromosome BXJ1-1, Cavendish_Baxijiao_AAA, whole genome shotgun sequence genome contains these proteins:
- the LOC135675124 gene encoding uncharacterized protein LOC135675124, which translates to MRPLDEKETAAVFEKLFKFTGPNLKVMVERPAVEGPAGDDPGRYCLRLHKNRVYYASESLVRRATNVARDRLVSLGTCLGKFTKGGSFRLTVQSLDLLAAHARRKVWLKPTAEMSFLYGNPVLKSGLARITEGVSPGDGVVVFSMSDLPLGFGVAARSTQDCRKAHADAIVVNRQADAGEYLRNEDDL; encoded by the coding sequence ATGCGGCCTTTGGACGAGAAGGAGACGGCGGCCGTCTTCGAGAAGTTGTTCAAGTTCACGGGGCCAAACCTGAAGGTCATGGTGGAGCGCCCCGCCGTGGAAGGGCCTGCCGGCGACGATCCTGGCCGCTACTGCCTTCGCCTCCACAAGAACCGTGTCTACTACGCCTCCGAGTCGTTGGTCCGCCGCGCCACTAACGTCGCCCGCGACCGCCTCGTCTCCCTCGGCACCTGCCTCGGCAAGTTCACAAAGGGCGGCTCCTTTCGCCTCACCGTCCAGTCCCTCGACCTGCTCGCTGCCCACGCTCGGCGTAAGGTCTGGCTCAAGCCCACCGCCGAGATGTCCTTCCTCTATGGCAATCCGGTTCTCAAATCTGGCCTTGCCCGCATCACGGAGGGCGTCAGCCCCGGTGACGGCGTCGTCGTCTTTTCTATGTCCGACCTCCCTCTCGGCTTCGGGGTCGCTGCCCGCTCCACCCAGGACTGTCGCAAGGCCCACGCCGATGCCATTGTAGTCAACCGCCAGGCCGACGCTGGGGAATACCTACGGAATGAGGACGATCTCTGA